The following DNA comes from Bacteroidota bacterium.
GAAGTGTTCTCTGCCGCACAGGAAAAATGGCTCGAAGTTAGTTCAGTATCTAATTTTGAGGCTTTTCAAAGTAACCGTTTAAAACTCCGCTATAAAGGAACCGATGGTAAAACCCAATTGGCGCATACACTGAATGGCAGTGCGTTGGCATTGCCGCGTATTGTTGCGGCCTTACTGGAGAATAACCAAACCAATAAGGGAATAAGAATTCCTGCTGTCCTGGTGCCTTATACCGGTTTTGATCTGATCAATTAAAATGCAAAGGATAACCATTCCGCTTATTTTAGGGTCTTTTTTTACACTTTTTTTGCTCAATTCCTGTGGAACAAAATATCCGAAAGAGATCATAGAGATGGATAGCCTCCAGGTGTTGCTTAACAAAGTCCAGGCCGAACTTAAGGCGATTGATAAAGCGGAGATCAATAATAAGTACAGCGAGATCAAAGAAAACGTAACTTTTGTTCAGCAGAATTACAATGATACCTTAACGCTTGAAATGGCAGAGTTTTTGGGGGAGTATAGTTCATTACTCAAGGTATTTGAGTCTGTCAAGGAAGAGTATGCCGGACTTGAGAAGGAATTGGAATTTTCTGCCGGACAACTTAACAATCTTAAACACGACCTTCAATACAATATTATGAATGATGACAGTGTTAGGATATATTGTGAGCGTGAGACCCGGGCGGTAAAAAGAAATACAGAATCTGTACAGGCAATCCGGGCGACTTTGAAACGTAACATGGAGTTATCTGATAAATTGACTCCGCAAATAAAACAGTTAATGGAAGACATTAAATCTAAACAACAGAAAAATTAAACTTGAGACACTTAGCTAAAATATTTTTCATTTTTCATTTTTCATTTTTCATTCTGCAAAGCGCCTTTGCTCAGGTTTCAACAGATGAAAAGCTCGCCAACCAGTATTTTCAGAACAAGGAATATGATAAAGCCATTGTGTATTATGAGAAACTGTTCGGGAAGAAATCATCCGAACTTATTTATCAGAACTATTTAAGTTGTTTGCTCGCGGTAAAGGATTTTAAAACTGCTGAGAAAGTTGTTAAAAAACAAATGAAGAATAATCCCGGTCAGCTCGATTATGGAGTTGATCTTGGAATGGTTTATTTCACCGCCGGTGATCCGGATAAAGCCAGGTCGGAGTATGAAAAAGTAATTAAACAATTGCCCGCCGACCAGGAGCCTGTATTTAACCTGGCCAATGCATTCCTTAAAATAAAGGAATGGGATTATGCTATTGCAACCTATCAAAAGGGGAGAAAGCTGCTTAGGGGAGTATATCCGTTCAATATGGAGTTAGCTGAAGTTTACCAGCAGAAGGGCGATGTAACAGCTATGATAAGTGAATACCTCGATATGTTGGAGTTAGGTGATTCCTATTTACAAAGTGTTCAGAATTCCTTGCAAGCGGATTTTGGAAGTGAAGGAGACGCGAAAAAAAATGAGATCATCCGTTCGCAATTGCTGAAGCGCGTGCAGCAAAGCCCAGATAAAACAGTTTATACCGAGTTGCTTGTGTGGATGCTCATGCAGCAAAAAGAGTTTGATTCAGCCTTTACACAAATAAAGGCGTTGGATAAACGAAAAAAGGAGGATGGTTCACGTGTAATAGCCCTCGCTCAAACCTGTGTACAGAATGAGAATTATGATGTTGCTGTTAAAGCTTATAAATATATCATTGATAAAGGTCCTGAAAGTTCATATTACCTGAGCGCGCGGATCGAACTGTTGAATGCGATGTACAAAAAGGTAGTATCTCGGAATAATTATACACAGACCGAACTTATTGAACTGGAAGCAAATTACAGTAAATCCTTGTCGGAACTGGGCAAATCAGTTAGTACAGTTTCACTCATAAAAGATATGGCGCATTTGCAGGCATTTTATTTATACAAAACGAAAGAAGCTATCGCATTGTTGGAGGAGGCTGTTCAGATGCCCCTTCTTTCAGCAACGCTGCAGGCCGAGTGCAAACTTGAATTGGCGGATATCTTGCTGATGACCGGAGATGTTTGGGAGGCATCACTTACTTATTCTCAGGTCGAAAAAGCATTTAAATACGATGTAGTGGGCCAGGAAGCCAAATTCAGGAACGCGAGAATTGCATTTTATACAGCCGATTTTAAATGGGCGCAGGCGCAGCTTGATGTACTGAAGGGATCTACTTCAAAACTTATTGCCAATGATGCGATGGCACTTTCAATAATGATCAGTGACAATATGGGATGGGATTCAATTACAACACCTTTGGAAATGTATGCACGTGCCGACCTGTTGTCGTTTCAGAATAGGGATGATGAAGCATTGATCGTATTGGATTCAATTAAGGAAAAGTATCCCAGTCATACTATACAGGACGATATTTTATTTAAGCGTTATGCCATAATGATGAAGAAGAATAAATACGAGGAGGCTGCAAAATACCTGCAAAATATAATCGATAATTTTTCGTGGGATATATTGGGCGATGATGCAATGTATTACCTGGCCGGGCTGTATGAGAACAGGTTGAATGACAAACAAAAGGCGATGGGACTATACAACGATCTGCTTGTAAAATTTCCCGGGAGCATGTTTACTGTTGAATCCCGTAAAAGATTCAGAAAGTTGAGAGGGGATGCGGTGAATTGATAGATTTTGAAAAAGTAAAAGTATGATAATCTATAACGTAACATTAAATATTGACGATGTCATTCACGATGAGTGGTTGAAGTGGATGAAGGAGGTGCACATTCCTGAGGTAATGAAGACCGGCCTTTTTTTAGAAAACAGGATGCTGAAATTACTGATGGATGAGCCGCAGGGAAAAACCTATTCTATGCAATATACACTTAACAATATGACTGATCTGGAAGAGTATCGGGCCAAACATGCTCCGCGTTTGCAAAAGGAATTTGTTGATCGTTATGCGGATAAATTTGTAGCCTTTCGGACAGTATTGGAAGTGGTCTGATGTTTCCTCACTTATTTTAATTATGAATGTACGCGCTAAGAAGCATTTAGGTCAACATTTTCTGAAAGATGAAGATATTGCACTTCAAATCGTAAAAGGCCTTACAAATAAAAGCGGTTGCAAAAAAGTGCTTGAAGTTGGTCCCGGTATGGGGGTGTTGACCAAATATCTCTTAGAGGAGAAATCATTTGAAACTTATGTTATTGATATTGACCGCGAATCGATCTCCTTTTTGCAAAAAAAATACCCCTTGTTGGGAGATCGGATCATTGCCGGCGATTTTTTACAGATAGAGTTTAATAAATACTTCAGCGAACCGTTTCTTGTTATTGGCAATTTTCCTTATAATATTTCAACCGAAATACTTTTTAAAGTTTTGGATAATCGTAACCAGGTACCTGAAGTCGTTGGCATGTTTCAAAAAGAAGTGGCTGAACGCATCGCGTCAAAACCGGGTAATAAAGTCTACGGTATTGTAAGTGTATTGTTGCAGGCGTTTTATGATATCGAATATTTGTTTACGGTTGAACCGGAAGTTTTTGACCCACCTCCCAAAGTGAGATCGGGGGTGATACGTTTGATACGGAACACTACGCAGCAATTGGATTGTGATGAAAAACTTTTTATACGGGTTGTTAAAGCTACTTTTGGCCAGCGCAGAAAAATGGTGCGTAACGGCATTAAGCAGTTTAAACTTAAAGCAGAATTTATAACTCATCCCTTCCTTACACAGCGGCCCGAACAATTATCCGTGAAAGATTTTGTGGAGTTGACCAATATGCTGGATAAATCGTAAATTGCGTTTGTAAAAGTCCCTTTTGTTTATTGGTTACACTATGCAATTCCAGCTTACACCGGAATATTTAGAACTTCTGCGAAAGGCCATTGGTACCAATGACCTTAAGTTTATCATGGAGCAGCTTAAAGAGCTTCACCCCCCTGATATTGCCGAAATTTTTAATGAGTTAAATCTTGAAGAGTCCAAATACCTGTATAAGCAGTTGGATGAAAACGAGGCAGGTAAGGTTTTGGTTGAGATGGAAGATGATAAGCGGGAAAAATTTCTTGCTTCACTTACTTCCAGAGAAATAGCAGAGCATATTGATAACATGGCTTCGGATGACGCGGCTGATGTTATAGCCGAACTTCCGGACAGTGTACAGGATGAAGTATTATCTCACCTGGAGGATCATGAGCAGGCCAGCGATATCGTCGACCTGATGAATTATGATGAGAATACTGCTGGTGGCTTAATGGCAACTGAATTGGTTCGTGTACATGTCAATGATTCGGTCAGGTTATGTGTGCGTGAATTGCGGAAACAGGCTGAAGAGGTAAAAAATATTTATACGATTTATGTGGTGGATGACAGCAATAAATTGCTCGGCTTACTTTCGCTGAAAAGCCTGCTTACCACATCGTTGAGCGCTAAGGTAAAGGACGTATATAATCCCGATATTATTTCTGTTAAAACAAATACTCCCGCAGAAGAAGCTGCGAAGATCATGGAGAAGTACGACCTGGTTGTATTACCCGTAATTGACAGTTTGGGTAAGTTGGTCGGCCGCATCACAATTGATGATATAGTTGATGTGATACGTGAAGAAGAAACAGAAGATGTTCAGAAGATGGGTGGTATGGAAGCCCTGGATGAGCCGTATATGAGTATCCCTTTTCTCGGGATGATCAAAAAACGTGTGGGTTGGCTCACATTACTTTTTATAGGTGAAAGTTTTACAGCTACAGCAATGGGCTTTTTTGAAGGTGAAATAAAAAAGGCCGCGGTGCTGGCGACATTTATTCCATTGATCATTTCAAGTGGCGGAAATACCGGTTCGCAGGTGTCAACTCTCATTATCCGCGCGCTGTCACTCGGAGAAATAACAATAAGTGAATGGTTGAATATTGTTCAGAAAGAAATTAAAGTAGGGCTGGCATTGGGTTTCGCTTTAGGAGTATTAGGATTTTTACGTGTAGCCATATGGTCGTCCTTTACCGATATTTACGGGCCTCATTGGAAGCTTATAGGTGTTTGCATAGGGGTTGCATTGATGGGGGTAGTGTTGTGGGGTAATTTAATGGGTTCATTATTTCCAATAATATTAAAAAGACTGGGATTAGACCCTGCTGTTTCATCCGCACCTTTTGTTGCCACAATGGTTGATGTTACCGGCCTTATCATTTATTTCACTGTAGCTTCTATTATGTTAAGCGGCATTATACTGTAGCACAGGTTACAAACCTGTACTACAATCTACGATCATGAAAATACTTTTTATTGATACAACCCATCCTTCACTTCATGAAGAGCTTATTAAATCGGGTTTTCATTGTGATCTGAATTTTAACTGGACCAAAGAGGAGATCATCACGAATATTAATAAATACGATGGGATTGTTATTAGGAGCAGAATTAAAATCACAAAAGATATTATTGATAAAGCCCCGCGGCTGAAATTTATCGCAAGAGTTGGTGCAGGCATGGAAAATATTGATGTTACCTATGCGGAAAGCAAGGGCATTCGCTGCCTCCATGCCCCTGAGGGGAATCGCGATGCAGTAGCCGAGCATGCTTTGGGTATGTTGTTAGGTCTGCTAAATAACATTGGCAGAGCAGATAGGGCGGTTCGTGACGGCAAATGGATACGCGAAGGAAACAGGGGAGTGGAGCTGGGAGGAAAAACAATTGGTGTGATCGGCTATGGGAATATGGGAAGCGCTTTCGCACAACGATTCAGTGGTTTTGGATGCGAAGTAATTGCCTATGATAAATACAAGAAGGGTTTTGGCACGGAGGAGGTCAGGGAAGTTGCTTTAGCGGACATTTTCAAAAGAACGGATGTGCTAAGCCTGCACCTTCCACTGACTGACGAAACTAATTATCTCATAAACGATACGTTCATTAATAAATTCGCGAAGCCCTTTTATATAATTAATACTTCCAGAGGGAAGATTTTGAATACGGCCGACCTTGTAAAAAATATGAGATCGGGAAAAGTTTTAGGTGCTTGCCTGGATGTATTGGAATACGAAGCAATTTCATTCGAAGATATCGATGCCAAAACATTGCCTGAACCATTTCAATATCTTATTCAGTCGGATAAAGTTATCCTGACTCCTCATATTGCCGGGTGGACGCATGAAAGCAATGAAAAAATGGCGCGCGTTTTGGTTAATAAGATCAAAGTATTGTATAATATGTAGCATGCTCCTATGAAATTATTTTTTCAATATTATATCTTATTGTTGATTTTTGTTCTTCTTTCGGAACATGTAAATGCGCATGTTAATTCTGATTCATCCGGCGTTATAGTTGCAGCAGGTGGCATGTCCTTTAGTGAGATCAGATCATTGATGGATAAAAATATTGATGTTATTGTTAATTCAACAATGAGCCAGCCTGATATACAATCTCTCGTGAGTACTGAGGCCGGTCATGTATTTATTGATGGACGTGGCTTTGATTATGTTCTGCTCAATTCATGGTTAAGCGCGGGAGCATCCGTCATTATCGATCGCTCTTTTTCTACGTTTGATCTGAAGTCGTTGACGGGAACAGGGGGCGGTAAAGTATATGTTTTTGCCCGCGGATTTGAGATATTCGATATTGAAACATTCATGTCAAACGGAGCGAATATTATTCTTGACAGAAGCGCGTCTTATACCTATTTATATTCAGCCATCAGTAAATATCAGAATCGGGTAAGTATTGACACCAAAGGGTTTTCCATAATGGAAATCAGTGATTTTATTAGTAATGGTGCCGGTGTATGGATCAGTAATGTTTTATATATAAGCGATACACGAACTTTAATCAGGCAGGCAGCAAAGTATGGCGGGAATATCTTTATCGATCAAAAGCTTTCTTATTTTGATATAAAAGTGCTGTTGGAACAATAATCACTACACATTCTTAACAACCAATTGCACGGTATACCGGCTTTTAACTTCCAGTAAAATTTTCTTATCTGTTGTTACGCGATCAATGGTTTCCTGGTTATAGTAGCGAATGGTAATCAGTTCCATGTCTTCATTATAAAGTACGCGGTATTTTTCCTGTAATTTCTTCACGATATTTGGTACTTTATGTTCGTCAATATCCACGCACACAGAAAAGCTGATGGCTGAACTTTGCATGGTATTTATTTTAATGCCCATATCCGCAAATAATTTAAATATGTCGCTCAGGTTTTCTTCAACTATGAATGAAAAATCTTTGGGTGAAATGGAAAGTAATACCTGGTTCACTTTAAAAATAAAGCAGGGGACAGGTAATGGCGATTCTTTATCATTAATTACAGTTCCCTTTTCATCCGGTTTAATGAAAGACCGCACATAGAGCGGAATGTGCTTATTCTGCAGTGGCTTTATGGTCTTTGGATGAATAACTGTAGCTCCATAATAGGAAAGTTCAATCGCGTCGAGGTATGAAAGTTGTTCGATCAGGTGTGTATCATCAAACCATTTGGGGTCGGCATTTAGCACTCCCGGTACATCTTTCCATATTGTAACACTTTCGGCATTGGTGCAATAGGCTAAAATAGCGGCGGTGTAATCAGAGCCTTCACGGCCCAATGTCGTTGTGTAATTTTCGGAAGTTCCGCCAATAAATCCCTGCGTAATAACCAGTCCGTTAGTTTTGGAAAGAGCCTGGGAGAGGTGTTTAGTCTGTTCCCAATCCACCTTTCCTTCCCGATACGTGTTATCCGTTTTTATGAAATCGCGCACATCTTCCCATCTGTTTTTGATCCCATTTTCATTCAGATAAGCGCTGATGATCTTTGTAGAAATTACTTCACCTATACTCACTATCTGATCATACTGTTGATCAAATGATGGGACGGGTTCTCCTTCAATGGCCCAATCCAGTTCTACAAACGTGTTGTTTAGTTCATTATATACCGGATGAGTTTTATCAGTAAAAAGCTGTTCGACTATATCAATATGAAATTTTTTTATTTCATCCAGAATTTGTCTAAGATTTTCTTTGCGATAATAAAAGGCGTTAGTAAGTCTTTCAAGGGCATTGGTTGTTTTTCCCATTGCAGAAACCACTACGATCAGATTTTCATCCGGGAAAAATTTTAAAATATGTGCAACATTTTTTACCGATCCCGCATCCTTAACTGACGCTCCGCCAAATTTGAATACTTTCATAAATTTATATTGATCAGTTTTTCTGGAGTTTGAGTTGCGCTCCGAATTTGTTGAGCTGCTCATCTGTCAGCCTGCAACTCAACCATGCCTTCATAAATTTGGAATCATACTGTTTATAAAACTCGATCGCAGGAGTATTCCAGTCCAACACCTGCCATTCCAACCGACGCGCCCTCATTTCAACTGTTGCTTTCACAACAGCTTCAAACAATAATTTTCCGATCCCTTTCCGGCGATATGGTTGCGTTACTATTATGTCATCCAGGTATACACATTTGCCCTTCCATGTTGAATATTTTATAAAATAGAGAGCCATCCCGACAATTTTTTTGTCAACTTCAGCGACAAAAAATTTAAATATCGGGTTTTCACCAAACCCGTCATGCTCCATATCCTGCAGGGTCACCACAACTTCATGGGGTTCCTTTTCAAACTCAGCCAATTCCTTTATAAGGTTTAACACAGCCGGTAGATCTTCTTTAAAGCCTTTTCTTATCATAGTATATGGTCAGGGTAGAGTGGCCCGTTTTTGAAAATACCCACATGGGTCATTGAAATTAAAGTATTTTTTTCAATGTACGCAAAGTTGACAAAAATAGGTTTTTTTGCATTTGGCAAGGAATACATTAAAAATCAGTACTCCTGAATCCTCGATTTTCGGTATATTCGTAATGTTCAAATTAAAGAAACTCAAATTATATTAAATATGAGCAAGGTTAAGACATTAGGACAGTTTATAATAGAGAAGCAATCGGATTTTCCTTATGCGAAAGGGGAATTATCCAGGTTGTTACGAGATATTGGTATCGCTTCAAAGATAATTAACCGTGAAGTAAATAAAGCCGGCCTGGCCGATATACTTGGTGAAGCCGGAGAAACCAATATCCAGGGAGAACAGGTTAAGAAACTGGATGTATTTGCCAATGAACAGCTTATAGCTGCTTTGACCGTTGGGGGTGAATGTTGCGCCATTGCATCGGAGGAAAACGAGGATATAATTCCTATTGAGAATCATCAATCGGTAAATGCAAGGTATGTAGTGGCCTTTGATCCGCTTGACGGCTCTTCAAACATTGATGTGAATGTGTCAGTGGGTACTATATTTTCCATCTATCGCAGGGTAAGTTTGAATGGTCCAGGAACACTCGAAGATTTTATGCAGCGTGGTACAGAACAAGTGGCTGCCGGATATGTTATTTTCGGTTCGTCCACAATGATGGTATATACAACAGGTAAAGGGGTCAATGGTTTTACGCTCGATCCATCCATCGGTGAATTTTGTTTGTCGCATCCAAATATAAAGATCCCCAAGAGTGGTAAAATATACTCCATCAATGAGGGTAATTATGTTCATTTCCCTGATGGGGTTAAGAAATTCATAAAGTGGTGCCAGGAAGAAGATAAGGCCAGTAATCGCCCATATTCATCACGTTATATTGGTTCTGCTGTTGCCGATATTCATCGCAATCTGTTATATGGCGGTGTGTTTATTTACCCGACTACTTCAACTTCTCCAAAGGGGAAATTACGTTTGTTGTATGAATGTAACCCATTGGCATTTATTATTGAGCAGGCAGGTGGAAAAGCGACGGATGGTTTTGGCCGTATTCTTGAACTTGAGACCAAATCCTTGCACCAGCGCACGCCATTGTTTATAGGTTCTACTGAAATTGTTGAGCGTGCAGAAGAATTTATGCACAAATATTCAACTGTTGAAGCGAAGGGATAGGCAGTTCAGGTATTCATGTTCAATTGCCGGGATAGCATTTTCGCCGCATACTTTCCGAGTATATCAAATTCAATATTCACCGTATCTCCGGCTTTAAGTGTTTTAAAAGTAGTGTTATCGTAAGTATACGGGATTATTGCCACTGAAAAGCGATGGTCCTGTGAGTGAATAACGGTAAGACTTATACCATTCACACAAACGGATCCTTTCTCGACCGTTATTTGTCTTTCACTTTCCGGGTATATAAAAGTAAATATTTTGCTTCCGTTTTGCTCCTCTGTTTTTTCACATATCGCGGTGGTGTCTACATGGCCTTGAACAATGTGGCCGTCCAGCCGGTCGCCGACTTTTAGGCTGCGTTCCAGGTTAATCGTATCACCAATTTTGACGGATCCAAGATTTGTTTTTGAAAGTGTTTCCTGTATAGCAGTTATAGTATGGGTTTGGGAAGATGCGTCTGTCGAAACAACAGTCAGGCATACGCCATTGTGCGCTACACTTTGGTCAACTTTTAATCCGGATGAAATGGGTGAGGAGACAGTAATGTGTAGATTGCCACCTTCTTTTTTCAAAGAAACAATTTTCCCTAAAGCTTCAATAATCCCGGTAAACATAATTATTGGCTGGCTGGATTTCCCTTACTATTAATAAGCTGCAAAAATCCTTTAAGGGTACGGGGTTTAATGCCGGCCACACGTATCTCATTAACAATACAGGTGTAGTAATACGTACCATCGGAGCAAGGTAATTTGCTGTCTTTGCTTCTGCCATCCCATCTGATATTAGGATCATTAGTTTCAAATACAATAAGTCCCCAGCGGTCATAAATTTTAATATCAATGTCTTTAACAAATTTATAAGGTAAAGGTTTAAAATGATCGTTCCTTCCGTCTCCATCAGGGGTGAATACATTGGGAAGTTCATACAGGGGGCAATTGTCTATGCAAATAACATTGCTGTTTACACTTTCATTGTTGAAACTATCAATGGCTGTAACTACATAACAGCCGGCAATTGATGTAATATTATTGTGAAGGTAGCTTGTGTCGGTAGAATTATAGAGCGCAGTTGAATCCAATAACTGGAAAGGTGTATTTTCAACAGGTGTATAATAAATCTTATAGCGGACCACATCATCAGTTCCACAACCGCTGTTGTTAGGATTGGTCCATTTTAAATAGTTATAAACCAGATCACAATCCCCGGCAATATCAAGTTTGGGAGCGCAGGGAGCTTGTTTGTCATCAGGGCTGGCACATTTTTCTTCAGAGTAATTGATTAGCGGGCTTGGTATGCCCGGATCGGAATAAGCTCCGATACTTTTTACTTTGTAACAATATTGCCGGCCATTGATCAAACCGGTGTCAGTATATGTTTTCAAAGAGGTTTCGGTAAGAGAATCAAATACAGATGTACCGGTATTGTATTTGTATATCACATAGCGGGTGTTTTTCCAGGGAACATATTCTTCCCATGATAACACCAGCTTATTGTCGGCAGGAGCGATAGACAGGTAAACTGATGAAGCATTGTGCGTCGACCCTTTAAACACATTTTGAGTATTATTTGTGTCATTGGTATAAAAATCAATCCGGTATTTGTAAGGAGTATTACTTGTGTTGAGAAGCGTATCCAGGTAGGAGGTGTCGTTAAGCGAACCAAAATACGGACTTGAGAATGTTACAATCTGTGAAAAAGTTGTTCCGAAAAATCCGGTTGTGCGCATTAAGCGGTATTGGTACGGTCCGGGATAAAGCAGCGTATCGAGGTTAAGCGGATCGGCGACGGGTTTGATCCACTTGATCATGATCCGGCCGGTTGAAGTGTTGGTTGTAAAAACATCCACATTGGTTATAATCGGAACATCCTTAATAAGCTTCGAACATGCTTTTGCCGAGGCAAAACTTTCCGAACCATCATTGAAAACAGTGACAACTATATACGAATAATCAATGCCATGAATAAGCCCTTCCCCGTTGTTGTTATCAACAAAGCTGGTTGTAGTGCTTGTGCCGATCAAAGTATATCCGGATAGTGCGGAAACTCCCTTGTCGCAGGGCCCGTGCTGCCAGTTGGAGCAGGAGTCCTTTCTGTATATTTTATATCCTGCAACACCGCTGCAAATGTTTGCCGTCCAGTTAACGATCATGCTTGACCCCGAAGGAGTAGCGGTCACATTTTTCGGCGAGGGCGCGACAACAGTAATGTTTATTGTTTTAAAATTAACCAGCGGAATGTTCGCGGCATCATCTTTCGCTTTGAACGAAACAATATAAGGCTGCTTACGGACATGGCTGCATATAGTATT
Coding sequences within:
- a CDS encoding tetratricopeptide repeat protein; the protein is MRHLAKIFFIFHFSFFILQSAFAQVSTDEKLANQYFQNKEYDKAIVYYEKLFGKKSSELIYQNYLSCLLAVKDFKTAEKVVKKQMKNNPGQLDYGVDLGMVYFTAGDPDKARSEYEKVIKQLPADQEPVFNLANAFLKIKEWDYAIATYQKGRKLLRGVYPFNMELAEVYQQKGDVTAMISEYLDMLELGDSYLQSVQNSLQADFGSEGDAKKNEIIRSQLLKRVQQSPDKTVYTELLVWMLMQQKEFDSAFTQIKALDKRKKEDGSRVIALAQTCVQNENYDVAVKAYKYIIDKGPESSYYLSARIELLNAMYKKVVSRNNYTQTELIELEANYSKSLSELGKSVSTVSLIKDMAHLQAFYLYKTKEAIALLEEAVQMPLLSATLQAECKLELADILLMTGDVWEASLTYSQVEKAFKYDVVGQEAKFRNARIAFYTADFKWAQAQLDVLKGSTSKLIANDAMALSIMISDNMGWDSITTPLEMYARADLLSFQNRDDEALIVLDSIKEKYPSHTIQDDILFKRYAIMMKKNKYEEAAKYLQNIIDNFSWDILGDDAMYYLAGLYENRLNDKQKAMGLYNDLLVKFPGSMFTVESRKRFRKLRGDAVN
- a CDS encoding DUF4286 family protein → MIIYNVTLNIDDVIHDEWLKWMKEVHIPEVMKTGLFLENRMLKLLMDEPQGKTYSMQYTLNNMTDLEEYRAKHAPRLQKEFVDRYADKFVAFRTVLEVV
- the rsmA gene encoding 16S rRNA (adenine(1518)-N(6)/adenine(1519)-N(6))-dimethyltransferase RsmA encodes the protein MMNVRAKKHLGQHFLKDEDIALQIVKGLTNKSGCKKVLEVGPGMGVLTKYLLEEKSFETYVIDIDRESISFLQKKYPLLGDRIIAGDFLQIEFNKYFSEPFLVIGNFPYNISTEILFKVLDNRNQVPEVVGMFQKEVAERIASKPGNKVYGIVSVLLQAFYDIEYLFTVEPEVFDPPPKVRSGVIRLIRNTTQQLDCDEKLFIRVVKATFGQRRKMVRNGIKQFKLKAEFITHPFLTQRPEQLSVKDFVELTNMLDKS
- the mgtE gene encoding magnesium transporter, with protein sequence MQFQLTPEYLELLRKAIGTNDLKFIMEQLKELHPPDIAEIFNELNLEESKYLYKQLDENEAGKVLVEMEDDKREKFLASLTSREIAEHIDNMASDDAADVIAELPDSVQDEVLSHLEDHEQASDIVDLMNYDENTAGGLMATELVRVHVNDSVRLCVRELRKQAEEVKNIYTIYVVDDSNKLLGLLSLKSLLTTSLSAKVKDVYNPDIISVKTNTPAEEAAKIMEKYDLVVLPVIDSLGKLVGRITIDDIVDVIREEETEDVQKMGGMEALDEPYMSIPFLGMIKKRVGWLTLLFIGESFTATAMGFFEGEIKKAAVLATFIPLIISSGGNTGSQVSTLIIRALSLGEITISEWLNIVQKEIKVGLALGFALGVLGFLRVAIWSSFTDIYGPHWKLIGVCIGVALMGVVLWGNLMGSLFPIILKRLGLDPAVSSAPFVATMVDVTGLIIYFTVASIMLSGIIL
- a CDS encoding hydroxyacid dehydrogenase; this encodes MKILFIDTTHPSLHEELIKSGFHCDLNFNWTKEEIITNINKYDGIVIRSRIKITKDIIDKAPRLKFIARVGAGMENIDVTYAESKGIRCLHAPEGNRDAVAEHALGMLLGLLNNIGRADRAVRDGKWIREGNRGVELGGKTIGVIGYGNMGSAFAQRFSGFGCEVIAYDKYKKGFGTEEVREVALADIFKRTDVLSLHLPLTDETNYLINDTFINKFAKPFYIINTSRGKILNTADLVKNMRSGKVLGACLDVLEYEAISFEDIDAKTLPEPFQYLIQSDKVILTPHIAGWTHESNEKMARVLVNKIKVLYNM
- a CDS encoding aspartate kinase, giving the protein MKVFKFGGASVKDAGSVKNVAHILKFFPDENLIVVVSAMGKTTNALERLTNAFYYRKENLRQILDEIKKFHIDIVEQLFTDKTHPVYNELNNTFVELDWAIEGEPVPSFDQQYDQIVSIGEVISTKIISAYLNENGIKNRWEDVRDFIKTDNTYREGKVDWEQTKHLSQALSKTNGLVITQGFIGGTSENYTTTLGREGSDYTAAILAYCTNAESVTIWKDVPGVLNADPKWFDDTHLIEQLSYLDAIELSYYGATVIHPKTIKPLQNKHIPLYVRSFIKPDEKGTVINDKESPLPVPCFIFKVNQVLLSISPKDFSFIVEENLSDIFKLFADMGIKINTMQSSAISFSVCVDIDEHKVPNIVKKLQEKYRVLYNEDMELITIRYYNQETIDRVTTDKKILLEVKSRYTVQLVVKNV
- a CDS encoding GNAT family N-acetyltransferase, translated to MIRKGFKEDLPAVLNLIKELAEFEKEPHEVVVTLQDMEHDGFGENPIFKFFVAEVDKKIVGMALYFIKYSTWKGKCVYLDDIIVTQPYRRKGIGKLLFEAVVKATVEMRARRLEWQVLDWNTPAIEFYKQYDSKFMKAWLSCRLTDEQLNKFGAQLKLQKN
- the fbp gene encoding class 1 fructose-bisphosphatase — encoded protein: MSKVKTLGQFIIEKQSDFPYAKGELSRLLRDIGIASKIINREVNKAGLADILGEAGETNIQGEQVKKLDVFANEQLIAALTVGGECCAIASEENEDIIPIENHQSVNARYVVAFDPLDGSSNIDVNVSVGTIFSIYRRVSLNGPGTLEDFMQRGTEQVAAGYVIFGSSTMMVYTTGKGVNGFTLDPSIGEFCLSHPNIKIPKSGKIYSINEGNYVHFPDGVKKFIKWCQEEDKASNRPYSSRYIGSAVADIHRNLLYGGVFIYPTTSTSPKGKLRLLYECNPLAFIIEQAGGKATDGFGRILELETKSLHQRTPLFIGSTEIVERAEEFMHKYSTVEAKG
- a CDS encoding riboflavin synthase, coding for MFTGIIEALGKIVSLKKEGGNLHITVSSPISSGLKVDQSVAHNGVCLTVVSTDASSQTHTITAIQETLSKTNLGSVKIGDTINLERSLKVGDRLDGHIVQGHVDTTAICEKTEEQNGSKIFTFIYPESERQITVEKGSVCVNGISLTVIHSQDHRFSVAIIPYTYDNTTFKTLKAGDTVNIEFDILGKYAAKMLSRQLNMNT